AGCCAAACCAGTTCGTTGATGTTTACAAAAACCAACCCATCGAGGGTAGGAAGGGCTACTTTTTGTAATACGGGTTTGTTTACCGACAGGTTATACATCAATGTATCTATCTTACTGGTAATATTTTTTGTTTTAATACGATCGGCTGCTTTGAATACGGCCGTTTGCAGCTCTTTTATATTCACCGGCTTTAACAAATAATCCAGCGCAGAGTATTTTATGGCATTGATGGCATAGTTATCGAAGGCGGTAACAAAAATGATCTCGAAGTTAACCGGCGACAGGCTGTTGAGCAGCTCAAAGGCATTGCCAAACGGCATTTCAATATCCAAAAAAACCAGGTCGGGCTGGGTATCTATAATAAGGGTCTGCCCGGTGCGGATGTTTTCGGCCACCCCGATCATTTCTATAAGCGGACAGTACTTAATCAGCAGCAGTTTAAGCGCTTCTATGTTATTGGGTTCGTCGTCTATTATGATGGTGCGTATCATTTTTTCACAGGTTTAATTGTAATCGTATAAGGGAATCGCAAGGTGATACGGGTGCCGGTAGCCTGACCATGTGCATCTGTGAGGTCATTTATTTCAATGGTTATGGGGTCTGATAATTGACGATTTAAAATATTTATTCTTTCAGTGGTCAATGAGATGCCTTTTGATTGGTATTCCACATGCATTTTTGATTTGTATTCACTGGCTTTCTTACGTCCGATGCCATTGTCCTGAATAATGCATACGAACCCTGTACTGATTTTTTGAAATTTTATATCAATAAGGCCAATGCCGCTCTCCTTATACCTGATACCATGCCTGATGCTGTTCTCGATAAAAGGCTGCAAGATCATGGTTGGGATATGCTCCATATCGGCATCGAGTGTTGGATCAACCTCGATGGTATAGTTGAAGGAATGGCCAAAACGCATCATCTCCATTTCAAGGTATCGCTGCAGGTATTTGATTTCATTGGTAATGGAAATGGTGCTTTTTTCCGAATTGTCGAGCGTTTGCCTGATGAGGTGGGCAAATTCACTCAGGTACAGATTGGTTGATTCGATGTCGTTTGTTATTATGAAATTTTGTATACTGTTGAGGCAGTTGAATATAAAATGCGGGTTCATTTGCGACCGCAGCGCCATCTGCTCCAGCTCATTGAGCTTTTGCTGTACTGATGTTCTTTCCTGTTCTTTCTTCCGCTGAATGCTAAACCGCCATGCCACCAGCAGCCAGGTGATTAAAATAACCACGGCAATGATCAGGATCTGGAAGGGCAATGTTTGCCAGAAGGGCGCCTCTACAATGAACGCGATGGTGACAGGGTTGCTGACAATGCCTTTTTTGTTTATGGCAATCAGTTCAAACTCGTAATTACCCGGTGGCAGGGATGGGTATTCCAGTACATTTTGTGTAGTTGAATCCCAACTATCGGTAAGGCCTTTTAAGCGATAACGATACCAGATATTGCCGCCCGATTTAAAGGAGATGCCTGCATAATATATTTTCAAACTGTTTTCCTGGTAACCCAGCCGGTAACTGCCTTTCAATGGCTGCGGTTTATTACCCACCGAAATATCGAGGATGCGCAAATTACATTTTGAGTAGTGGCCTGTTTTGGTTTCATCGAACCAGGTAACACCCGCGGGCGAACCTGCATAAATGGTATTGCCATCCACATATACTGCATTAATAATATCTGTGGGCAGGCCATCGGAGGTGGTGTAAGTGGTAACCGGAAATGGTGTTTGACTGATGTTGATCTTGTTCAACCCTTTATCAGTACCGGCCCACAGGAAGTCGTTGGTTACAAACAGCGTTCTGCAAATGTTACTTGAAATTCCCTGCTGGGTGGTTATCTGGTTCACCACCTGGTCGTTTTTCATGCAAATGATACCGGCGCCATAGGTGGCAATGTACAACAGGCCATCGGGCCCTTTACAGAAATAGCTGATGCGTTGACGTAACGATGGAATGGCGTCGCCCATATAGCGTACCTCTTTATTGAGGTTCACTATATACAACCCATTTACTGTTCCTATATAATAGTTGTTGTTATAAAAACATACACTGGTAGTACGGCTGGGAAAAATAGTATCCTGGATAGACAGATCGTTGGGATGGATCAACAGGGCCCGTCTGGAGGTGCCTGCCAATACCATTCCATTGGGTAATTCTTCAATTGATTTTATTGCAAAAATGCGGGTGTTGAAGACGGCGCCCCCGCTGGTTTTTTTTACCAGCAGGCCATCTGAACCCATTAGCAATGAACCGTCCTTTAATTGCGCCAAACAGGTTACCCGGTTGGTGCTGCCATAGTATAAGGACGTGTTAAACTCTTTATTGGCGTTGATGGTGTCAATGGATTTTCCATGCAACAGGTATATTTTTCCAAAGGCGGTGCCTGCATATATTTTGTTGTTGATCTTGGCCAGTGAAAAGATCTCCTGCGTCTGGTTCTCACAGAAATAGTGGGTTTTAAATTCCCGTGACGCCAGTTTGAATACGCCTTCGCCCAGGGTGGCAAACCAGATGTTCTTTTCACTGTCAACCACGGCATGGCTGATCTGCTTTCCCTTCAGAAAGGACTCTTCATAATGATCGAACGTAACCGTATCCACCATGTAGCTGCCATACCATGTATTGGTAAACAATACATGGTTAACACCCGGGTCATAATCTTCGGCAGTAACTTTTAGCCCTGTCCGTACCTTATTCAGTTTTGATGTGGGATCCGCAAACCCACTGTTTGCGCAGGGAATGGGGATCATTTTCCCATTGGTGACTACAAAGCAGGAGTCGTCGATGTTTAACTGAAATCCTTTGCCGTGCTGGTTAGGCCGTAAAAAAACAGCACTGCTTTCATTGCTTTTATATTGGGTAATAACATTATTGGCGCTTACCACGGTGACGGAATTATCTGCATAAAACCCCACATCCTGGTCGCTGCTTTCACGGAAATAAACGATAACAGAGGAGAGTTTGATCTTTTTGAGCACCGGATCATTTTCCTGGTTGTGTATTTTTCCGTTGTAATAATAGCAGACGGTATTCTTGAAAGGGGCCATCCATATTCTGCCTTTGGAGTCGGCAAAAAGTTTTAAGATCTCGGTTTCGGGTAATCCGTCGCCGGTAGTGAAGTTTTTGAAATGGGTGCCATCGAAGCGGCTGATCCCGGCTTCGGTTGCAAACCAGATGAAGCCGTCTTTGTCCTGGCAGAGGTCGTAGATGGTAGAACCGGCCAACCCGTCTTTTACATCGTAATGAATATAATTATACTCCTGGGCAAAGGAAGTACATACAGTAATTAAACCGGTTAACAGCAGTAGCGTTTTAATGGTGCGTCTAGGTGTCATAGAAAGTTCAACTGCTATGACGACGGTGTCGTCACAGACTAACAGTTTGCTTTCAATAACCGGTCGCGCCTACGGTTTTGAAATTCCGTCTGAAGGTATAAAAAAAGGGATTAGTCGGGTATTTTAAAATGCAAAGGTTTTATTAATACGCGTACACCTGACAGGTATTGTTTATTGATATATATAATCGTAAGGCAACAGTTCGGATAGTTTTTTCCAGGCCCAGTAGCCTGAATTGATTACGTCGTTCTGTTCGTAAAAGTAGCCGTTCTTTTCTATCACAAAACCGTTGGAAACGTCCAGCACCGTGATCTGGAAGCGGGTGGTTGCCGGTAATTTATATTCTTCGAGGAATTGTTTATCGGGGTATACCTTGTCGTAACTGATGCGGTAACGGCCGTTCCAGCTTACTTCCACATCGCCGCTGTCAACCAGGTAATCCTGTTCATTATAAGGGTTGGTGATAAAAGTTCCTTTTACGCTTTCAGGATCGTCGTTCAGTTTTTCAAGAATAAAACCATCCTGCTTTAATGAGCTATCGTAAAAAGAACGCATAAAATGCATGCGTGAACCCAGGTAAGTACGTGCGCGGTTCTTTTTCCATTGCGCTTTTACTTCTTCGGTACTATCCATTTCCTGAAACAGGGGTGAGCCGGAGTAGGAAGATATATTGGTGTTATAATCGTAGCTGAAAGAATCGAGCTGGTACCTGATCTTATACCCAAGGGCATAGTTAACAATAATCACATCTTCCCTGGCCATTATTTTCAGGCGGTTCCTTTTTTTAGAAAAGTAGAAGTGTAACGCCTGGGGATTTTCAACGGCACACTGGTTTGAATTTCCGGAATTGCCGATAAAGTTCTGGTTAAAGAATTTTCCGTATTTGTTCAAGCCATCCGGGTCTTCGGTGCTGGCTACTACTGCCACTTCTGATAACGATTTATTTTCTTTTGCCAGATCTATTTTTAAGGTATCGGCAGCCGGCTGGCTGGCGCTGATGCGCATGATCTTTTTTTCGTAACCGGTATAGGTTACTACCATGTCGTAGCCGCCATTGGGCAGGCGCATAAAAAATAATCCGTCGTTATTGGTAATTGTTCCCTGGGTGGTGCTTTGGCAATAGGCCGATGCGCCTACGAGTGGTTGTTTTGTTTCTGCATCAACTACCTTACCGAAAACTACAAATGTTTTTTCCTGTGCCAGGGTAGCGGAATAACAGGTTACGGATAACAGCAGGATCATTAAATGTTTCATCTTCATGGTATTTTTCAAAAGATGGATATGAATATTTTCCAATATACAACCAGCCTGTAAATATTAAAACGTTTGGCTGACTGTGAAAGTATTGAGATAACCGGCTTTGGCAAACCATCCCAGGTTAAATTTCTTTAACATATTAGCCGGGTTGGGCATGTATAACGGGTTTTTGCCGGCTACAGCGGTTGCAAATGGGCCAGGTATTGTTCGCAATCTTTTTTTATCGCTTTTTCGAGGGGCGTAAATGTAAATCCGGGGAGGGATGTTAATAATTTACTGTTGTCGAAGTAGGTAACGCTTTGTGCCACGCGGGCGCTTTCACGGGTAAGCAGCGGTCTTTTTCCCGACATCATGGCTTTCAACTTTTCCATGCGCCAGGCCATATTACCCAAAAAAGGCGTTGCTTCTTTGTGCGGGTGTTTTTTACCCAGGCCATCGGCGATGGTATTGAATAATTGTTGAAAGGACCAGTTATCACCGTTAACGATAAACCGCTCGCTGCTTATTTCACTTTCCATAAGCAGTACGGCAGCCCGCGCTACATCCGTTACCGCCACAAATCCATTTATTCCCTTTGTAAACCAGGGAAATTCCCGGTATACATTTTTGAACAGCGCACAGCTGGAAGAGCTCCAGTCGCCATAACCCAGCACGGTGCTGGGATTTACAACCACCATGTTCAGTCCTTCGGCTGCGCCGCGCCATACTTCCACTTCTGCGTGGTATTTGCTGATGGCGTAGGTGGTATGCCATTTACCGGGCAGCCATTTTTTTTCTTCATTGACGGTTTCGCCGCTCCTGGTGCGGCCAATGGCGGCCACAGAACTGAGGTGTACAAAGCGTTTGACGTCTTTTTCCAACGCCAGGTTCACCACGTTAGCCGTTCCTTCAATATTGATCTTGTTAAGCGTTCTTCTGTCGGAGTCGTGAAAAGATACTTTGGCGGCGGCATGAATAACAGCATCGGTGCCCGTCATGGCCTCGTCGAGCGACACCACATCGAGCACATCGCCCGGCACCCATTCAACTTTATCGCTGATGTGCGCCGGGATAAAAAAAGGAACGGCCTTACTGTGGCGGATGGCCCGCACAGCATATCCTTTTTCAACCAGTTCTTTAATGATGTAGGCGCCAATAAAGCCGGTACCGCCTGTAACGAGTATTTTGGTTAACAAGTGCAATAATTAACAGGGCACGAAGATAACCTTTCTGCAATGAAGAAGGGCGATTATTAGCTAGTATTCGTAATATCCGATCCCGCTTTTACGGCCCAGTTCTCCTTTTTGTACTTTTTCTTTTTGAATGGGGGAAGGTTGCAGCCTGTTGGGTTTGCCCAGGGCATCGTACACCTGGCAGCTTACTGCATAATTAATGTCGTTGCCAATGAGGTCCATAAGACGGAAGGGGCCCATTTTAAAACCCGATGCTTCGAGTAAGGTATCGATGGTTTGAAAATCGGTTACTCCCTGTTCAACCAGTTTCAATGCTTCGAGGTAATAGGGGCGGGCAACATGGTTTACAATAAAACCCGGGGCATCCTGGCATAGAACGGGGGTTTTATCCATTTGCCGGGCCGTTTGGGTAACAATGTCAATGGTTTGCTGGTTGGTGTACGGCGTAGCTACTACTTCAACCAGTTTCATGATGGTGGCCGGGTTAAAAAAGTGCATGCCGGCTACCCGGTGGGGATGAATTACTTTTTTGGCAATTTCTGTAACCGATAAGGAAGATGTATTGGTAGCAAACACCACATCGCTGTGGTTTACTTCAGACAGCTGATTGAACAAACTCACTTTTATCTCAGGCTTTTCAATAATGGCTTCAATCACCAGGTCGGCCAGGCAATCGTTAGGGTCGCCGGCAAATTGAATGCGGCTCATGATGGCGGCGCTTGCTTCGGCAGTGAGCTTGTTTTTTTGTACAAGGCTTTGCAGGTTGCTTTCCATTGCCGTGCGGGCTTTGTTGAGCATGCCTTCGTTTACATCATACAGTATTACATGAAAATTATGCTGGGCGGCCGTTTGAGCAATTCCGCTGCCCATGGTGCCTGCACCGCAAACGCAAATAGTTTCTACCATATTATTCAATTGGCAATGGGCAATTGACAATGGGCAAACTTGCTTATTGCCTATTGTCTATTGCTTATTGATTTAAGTGGCGCTCGTAAACTGTCGCAGGAACCGCACGTCGTTTTCGCTGAACAACCGGATATCGTTGATACCGTATTTAAGCAGGGCCGGGCGTTCGATACCCATGCCGAATGCAAAGCCGGTATATTTTTCCGGATCGATTTTACAGTTCTCCAGCACTTTCGGGTGCACCATACCGCAACCCAGGATCTCCAGCCAGCCGGTACGTTTGCACACAGCACAACCTTCGCCGCCGCATAACAGGCAGGTGATGTCCATTTCGGCGCTGGGTTCGGTGAACGGGAAATAAGAGGGGCGGAACCGCACTTTTACGTCTTTGCCATACATTTCCTGCACAAAGAAGTACAGGGTTTGTTTCAGGTCGGCAAAGGAAACATTTTCATCGATGTACAATCCTTCTATCTGGTGAAAGAAGCAATGGCTGCGGGCGCTGATGGTTTCGTTGCGGTATACACGACCGGGGCATATAATGCGGATCGGCAACTGCTCTTTTTCCATAGCCCTGATCTGCGTATTGCTGGTATGTGTACGCAGCAGCCAGTCGGGATTTTGATGAATATAGAAGGTATCCTGCATATCGCGCGCCGGATGGTGCTCGGGCAGGTTCAGGGCGGTAAAGTTGTGCCAGTCGTCTTCAATTTCAGGGCCTTCGGCTACAGAGAAACCGAGGCGGTTGAAAATGCTGATAACATGGTTCAGGAACAGGTTGATGGGGTGGCGGGTGCCCAATGGCAGGGGATCGCCGGGAAGGGTTACATCGATGGCAGCTGCTGCACCTGAATCGCCGGAGCCTTCCAGTTGCTGTTTCCAGGTTTCGTATTTGGCCTCGGCCAGTTGTTTGAAATCGTTCAGGATCAGCCCGAATTCTTTCTTTTTATCGGCCGGCACATTCCTCATTTCGGTAAAAAGGTTCTTTACAATGCCCTTAGTACCCAGGAATTTAATACGGTAAGCCTCCAGGGAATCGGCGCCATTGGTGGGGGTGCTCTCAATTTCCTGCTTGTACGCTGCTATTTGTTGTAACAATTCATCCATTCCGCAAATATAATACTCTCCTTTCTAAGTTCTGTAGCCCAGGTTATTGTTGTGGCTTTGGGATTTTAAGAGGCATGTTACAGGTTTCAGGTTTCCAGTTACCAGGGATTATATCGCTGATTTATAATTATTTTTAACTTTTTCATTTGTCATTTTTTATTCCACATTTCTCATTCCCTATCTTGCGTCATATGTCGGATGCATTAAATATTGGCGACTTTCTTCAACCCCTTAACCGGTACATGTTATCGGAAGATGAGGGCTATAAAGACGGGCAGATTGGTAAAAAAATAGTGATGTATGAAGATGAGGAAATACCCGATCTGCGGTCGGCCGACATTGTGCTGCTGGGTTGCAACGAGGTAAGGGGTAACCATTTACAACCCGGGGTATCGGGTCCCGACGCCATCCGCCGCCAGTTTTATGCTTTGTACCAGTGGCATTCCGATATAAACATGGTTGATATAGGTAATATAATGCTGGGTTCTACTTTACAGGATACCTATGCCGCGCTGAAAACCGTGCTGGCCGAATTAACCAGCGCCGGCAAAACAGTGGTGATCCTGGGTGGTTCGCACGATCTTACCCTGGCACAATACCATTCCTACACCAGCAAAAACCAGGTGATTGAGGCTACCTGTGTGGATTCGCTGATTGACCTGAGTATGGAATCGCGCAACCGGTCGCAGAATTTTTTAATGGAAATGCTCACCGGCGAACCAAATTTTATCAAACATTATAATCACATCGGTTTCCAGAGTTATTATGTGCACCCGCATATGCTGGAAACTATGGATAAGCTGCGTTTTGATTGCTTCAGGGTAGGCCATGTAAAGGAGAATATTGAAGAAATGGAACCCGTGATCCGTGGTTCGCAGTTGTTTAGTTTTGATATTGCGGCCATTGCCAATGCGTATGCTCCGGCCAATCATATTACCCCCAACGGGTTAACCGGTGAAGAAGCCTGCGTGCTGATGCAATATGCGGGGTTAAGCGCCAATGTGAGCACCATTGGCATCTATGGTTATGCGCCTCACCTGGATAAAAATCAACTCACGGCCAAACAGATCAGTCATATGCTATGGTATATGGTAGATGGTTATTACCGGGGGCAGCGCGAAGCCAAAATGGAAGAAAAGGATTCGTTCAACGAGTTTAATATTGCTTTTGCTGAAATAGAAACGGTGTTTTTACAAAGCAAGAAAACCGGCCGTTGGTGGATGCAGCTACCCGATAAAAAATACATTGCCTGCTCGTACAAAGATTACCTGCTGGCCAGCAGTAATGAAATTCCTGAAAGATGGTACCGCGCTCAGGAAAGAGAAATGTGATAATGTGATAATTGGATAATCCCGATAAATCGGGACAGGTTGTGATAATGAAAAGCCAATACGAATTGCTTGTCGGAATAAATAATTAATTTTCAAAATGACCAACACAAGCAGATCACGTATTAATAGCCGTTCCTTCTCTGTAAAATCAAATCCTTTTTGTAAAAGCTTGTGGCTTGCTGCTTGTAGCTTGCAGCTTCTTGCGTCCTGTTCAACTCAGCATCAGATAACCAAATCGGCGAATAACAACCTGTTTATTGATTCAAGCCTGGAACATGCGCACGTGGGCATTAGTGTTTTTGATGCATCGGCCAATAAATACCTCTATAATCATAACGGTAAAAAGTATTTTGTTCCGGCTTCCAACACCAAATTATTCAGCTGTTATGCGGCCCTGAAATACCTGGGCGACAGCCTGCCCGGCATCCGCTATTGGGAGAATGACACCGCCCTGTTCCTGATTGGTACGGGCGATCCCAGTTTGTTGCACAGCGATTATAAAAAACAGCCGGTGATTGAGTTTCTGCAAAAGACAAAAAAACACCTGTATATAACCGATGCCAACTGGAAAGATGAAGCGTTGGGCGCCGGCTGGAGCTGGAACGATTATAACGACAGCTATATGCCCGAGCGCAGCGCGCTGCCGGTGTATGGGAATACGATTCACTGGGTGCAGGAAATTGCTGAAGGCGTTAGTAATGAAAACCAGGAAGGGCAAACCCCTTCTATCTATTCTATCCCCGAAATAAACTGGAAAGTGCGGTTTGCCGGAATTACGCGTAAAGCATTCTTTGTGCAACGCGACCGGGCCGAGAACGTGTTTAATATTACCGAGGGAACCGAAAAGAAAAAAGAACAGGATGTGCCGTTTGTGACCCATGGTCTTCAATCGGCCATTGAACTGCTGCCCGATACAATTGGTAAACAAATTGAATACAGGGAGGTGTTTAGAAAACAACCTGCCACTTTGAATACCATTCATTCGCGGCCCCTGGATTCTTTATTACAGCCCATGATGTACCGCAGCGATAACTTTTTTGCCGAACAAACGCTGTTGATGGTAAGCCAGGCAAGACTGGGCGAAATGAACGACGGGAAGATCATAGACACCCTGTTAAAAACCGATCTGCGCGACCTGCCGCAAAAACCCCGTTGGGTGGATGGAAGCGGGTTAAGCCGTTATAACCTGTTTACCCCCAATGACTTTGTTGTGTTGTTACAGAAAATGAAGCAGGAGGTGGGCATGAAGCGGCTGCAGGGCATACTGCCTACCGGCGGCAAGGGTACTTTGAGCAATTTGTACAAACAGGATAGTAATTATATATTTGCCAAGACCGGTACCTTGTCGGGTGTTGTGGCGTTGAGCGGATATTTGTATACTAAAAAGAACAAGCTGCTGATTTTTTCGGTGCTGGTGAATAACCACACCGGCAGTGCAAGTGAGATCCGCAAACGGGTAGAGACGTTTTTGAACGGCATCCGGGCCCGGTATTAACAAAGTTTTCCATTTTTCTCTTTTTTCCCCCAACCGTAAGGTTACCCTACTCCGTATTAAATATCAGCAACTGGCAATTGGCCGTTAAACTAAAGTGAATTTTAGCATTCAAAGCACATTCAGGTTTTTTTAGATCAACACCATTCAACAGGCTTGATTGTCCACCAATGCTACCGATATAGAATTGATAAATGGTTGTATTAATAACAACCGCAAGGCCCAGGAACGCTTATATAAGAAGTTCTACGGCCCCATGGCATCTATTTGCCTGCGATATACCCGTAACCAGGAAGATGCGATAGAGGTATTGCATAATGGTTTTTTGAAGGTATTCAAGAACATTCATACGTATGATATGAGCCGTGCTTCCTTGTATACCTGGGTGAGAACCATTATCATAAATTCTTCTATTGACTTTGTAAGGCAGCGCAGCAAATTCCATACGCACATTGAACTGGAGAAAGTAGACGAACCAGCCATCGATGCAGACGCCATACAACGAATGTCTTCCCATGAAGTTTTATTGCTCGTACAGAAGTTATCGCCGGCCACGCAAACGGTGTTCAATCTGTATGTAGTAGAGGGGTACAATCATCGGGAAATTGCTAACCTATTGGGTATTAGTGAGGGAACCAGTAAATGGCACCTGAGCGAGGCCCGTAAACAACTGCAAAAACTATTACAAACCTTGCAAGTGTAAATGTGATGAACCTGAAACATCCATACGAAAAACACTTAGCGGAGAAACTGGTGCAACTACCGCCACCTGGCGACCCTGACCAAAACTGGCAGCATATGAAATCGCTGCTTGATAAAGATTTGCCACGAGGCGGAGGTGGACCCGGTGGAAGATTCCGCTGGTGGATCGCCGGCACTATAGTGGCCGTGCTCGTGGGAACCTGGTTTGGCGGCAAACAGCTGATTACGAAAGAACAACGTAATGATGCAGTGGCCGGCACTATAAAAACCGTTAACAACAAAAAAGCACCAGCCGTTGCGTCAACAGAAAAAAATGTTGAGCAACCCGCTGCCAAACATAAGAATCTGCCTGGCGCAGAATACGCCTCCGCTACCAGCACGCCAAATGATGCTGCGGTTACTACTACCAACCATCAGGCTGATGTTGCTGTTACCAATAACAATGGTAATGGCGGGTCTGTGCCTGGTAACAAAACCGCCAAAGCGCGAAGTAGTGGCAATAACCCCGGTACACCGGGTTTGGTAACAACCAATGATAACAACCGGACTGTACCCGGTGTTCCAAACAGCAAGAACGCTCACCATAAAATATCTCCTGATAGAAAAAACATTTACGCTGCTGATTCAAAAACTGACAATAAAAGCACCGGTAATAACCCTACAATAACTACCAATCGCCATCGCAGGGTAACCAAAAAAATCAATAAAGGAATGGCTGGCGCCAGTGCGGTTATAATGGGCGGTGCTGCTACCAGCAAGGCTAAAAATAAAAAAGGCAGGAACGGGACAAACAACCCGCCGGCCGGGGTCAACAGAAACCGGGCAGAAAAGAATGTTGGGGCTCCCGACAAGCGGGGACAGGCAGGCAACCTTACGTATACGCCAACGATCTTTTCGCCGCACCGTTCGCAGCCATCGCAGCCAGACGGTTCGGGGTTACCACCGTCGCCGGTTACTTATAAGATCAATTATACCGGTGATGCGGTAATATCGCCCTCGGCTATGATACAGCGGGAGTTTCCTTATTATACCCAGGCCGATCTGTTCCCTGATAAGGCGAACAATAAAAAAGCGACCGCCCGCAAAAAATCGCCTTTCAGCACCAACGAGGATAAACAATTTGCCTTTGGGTTATCGCTGCCCTTGGGTTTCCCGATAGGCGACCAGGAGCCATTGGCTTATAACAGTAATGCGGGTGTTAATACGATCTCCGATTATATTCCTTCACCCCATTTCCAATATCATTTCAATAATAAAACGTACATCCAGGCCGGGTTGCAGTTCAGAGCGCCGCAGTTTATACATCCCCTGTTGCTTTACCAGGACCAGAAAATGTATCAGCAAGGCCCCAGCCTGGTGGAAATGACCACCAGCATTACAGCCCGTAAGTTGTATTATTTCAATGTGCCCATAACTATTTATCATAGTCCGCTCAAG
The Niastella koreensis GR20-10 genome window above contains:
- the dacB gene encoding D-alanyl-D-alanine carboxypeptidase/D-alanyl-D-alanine endopeptidase; the protein is MQLLASCSTQHQITKSANNNLFIDSSLEHAHVGISVFDASANKYLYNHNGKKYFVPASNTKLFSCYAALKYLGDSLPGIRYWENDTALFLIGTGDPSLLHSDYKKQPVIEFLQKTKKHLYITDANWKDEALGAGWSWNDYNDSYMPERSALPVYGNTIHWVQEIAEGVSNENQEGQTPSIYSIPEINWKVRFAGITRKAFFVQRDRAENVFNITEGTEKKKEQDVPFVTHGLQSAIELLPDTIGKQIEYREVFRKQPATLNTIHSRPLDSLLQPMMYRSDNFFAEQTLLMVSQARLGEMNDGKIIDTLLKTDLRDLPQKPRWVDGSGLSRYNLFTPNDFVVLLQKMKQEVGMKRLQGILPTGGKGTLSNLYKQDSNYIFAKTGTLSGVVALSGYLYTKKNKLLIFSVLVNNHTGSASEIRKRVETFLNGIRARY
- a CDS encoding RNA polymerase sigma factor; the protein is MSTNATDIELINGCINNNRKAQERLYKKFYGPMASICLRYTRNQEDAIEVLHNGFLKVFKNIHTYDMSRASLYTWVRTIIINSSIDFVRQRSKFHTHIELEKVDEPAIDADAIQRMSSHEVLLLVQKLSPATQTVFNLYVVEGYNHREIANLLGISEGTSKWHLSEARKQLQKLLQTLQV